In Luteibaculum oceani, the DNA window GGCAAGGACACCATCACAAGTGGTTTGGAAGGCGCGTGGACTGACACTCCAACCCAATGGAGCCATAAATACTTTGAAAATCTATTTAATTACGACTGGGAATTAACCAAGAGTCCTGCCGGGGCACATCAATGGAAACCTAAAAATGGAGCTGGAGAAGGAACGATTCCCGATGCTCACGACCCTAGCCTTAAGCATGCACCCTTTATGCTAACCACAGACTTATCGCTCCGCTTCGATCCTGCTTATGAGAAAATATCCAAGCGTTTTTTGGAACACCCAGAAGAGTTTGAAGATGCTTTTGCGAGAGCCTGGTTTAAACTCACGCACAGAGATATGGGCCCCAAGCAACGTTATTTAGGCCCAGAAGTACCGCAAGAGGACCTTATATGGCAAGATCCTATTCCCAACTCGAAAAAAGTAGACTTAAGCGAAGGAGACCTTCAACTTTTAAAATCAGAAATCCTTTCAAGTGGACTTTCACTATCGACCTTGGTAAAGACAGCTTGGGCCGCGGCATCAACCTATCGAGATTCCGACAAAAGAGGCGGAGTAAACGGTGCCCGTATACGTTTAAAACCCCAAGCGGAATGGGAGGTAAACAACCCTATACAACTAAAGAAAACCCTTACGGAGCTTGAGAAAATCCAAAATAAGTTTAATGCCAATGAACGTGGTAAAAGTATATCCTTGGCAGACTTAATTGTTTTAGCTGGAAATACAGCTATTGAACAAGCTGCAAAAGGAGCTGGACATGAGATCACCATTCCATATGAAGCTTGGCGCAACGATGCAACTGAAGAACATACCGATTTTGAATCATTTGAATACATGCGCCCCTTAGCCGATGGATTTAGAAACTATAAAGTAGAGGGAATCAAGGTTAAATCTGAGGATCTACTAATTGACAAGGCCCAACTACTTACCTTAACCCCAAAAGAACTTACAGTTCTAGTCGGAGGTATGCGAGCTCTTGGTGCAAACTGGGACGATTCCGAAACGGGAATTTTCACCGATAGAAAAGGGCAACTGACCAACGACTTTTTTAAAAACCTTTTAACTCCCGGATACCAGTGGAAAGCAGAAGGTGAAGACGAAGAGTATTTTACCGCGCTTCATCCCAAAACAGGTAGCCGATGCAGAGCCAGCCGCGTAGATTTGATTTTTGGCTCCAACTCCGAACTTCGAACCATTGCAGAGGTATACGCATGTGATGACGCCGAAAATAAATTTGTACAGGATTTCTGTGCCGCATGGAATAAAGTCATGAACTTGGATAAGTTTTAATATCCCAATCAAAAAAGGGTGAGCCCGCCGGACTCACCCTTTTTTATTATTGCTTTCCGTTACCTTTTACCTGACGATTGACCAGATCGGATATCCTTTACTTTACTATACTTTTTAAACGATTTACAAGCGGTTTTACAATCCACCCCAGTTAATACCGACCTTGTACTACCTTCTTTTACAGGACAGTCACAAACGTTGGCCTTGGTATTCACCACCGTTTTAACTTCCCGTTTTGGGCAACAATTACAGTTGGGCTGCCCCTCACAGTATGATCCATCCCAACAGAAGCAAAAGTCTTTAGCACGAGGTATTTCTCCTTTATTGATGTACGGTTTGAAATTATCACCGTCCCCATGAACAAAAATGATATCTGTTGGGTCAACAATAACTGCTGGAGCGGGTTCATAGCCATTTAATCCTCCTCCTGGTTTTACTCCTCCATCCTCATCTATTGGATCCAATGTTATATCATCAATTTCTTGGTTTGCAGCATTGGTAGGACCTCCTGTTCCCGTTCCACCACCATTGGGATTGCTCCCTCCCTGAAGACAACCTTCGGAACAAGATGTGGGAACATCTAAATAGCTGTTGTTATATAAATTGTAATGGTTCGCCAAATTCGTGTAGGAATCATAATCGAAACACACTCCCGAAGCATGCAGTTCGTTGGTATTTCCGTTGTAATTGTTTGGATTGGGTTTAGTTACCTCATACACTACCTGATCAACAATGGGAAAGCCATTTTTGTCGCAATAGGTCGTTGCGTATCCACTGGGAATGTAACCTATCCAATCATCCACCTCGGGTGCACCTGTAGTGCCAAACTCATTTAATACCTGATCTGCAGTAGCGTAATACTTAATGTTTACAGTATATGCCACAACTTTATAGGTTGTTGAACCCGTGGTACTTGCATCCCAGGGAACATAAATAGCCAAACTAACCCCCTTGATAGAACAGGTAAAAGCCGCACATTGGGTCCACTCCTGTCCATCGGCTATTTTGTTTCCACCGCCCCCAGCAGGCCCTAATTTAAATACCTGGGGTTCTGATAAGCCCATTTGTTCTCCAAAAGGATTACCATCTTGATCTAAAGCTTGAACCTGCCATACATAGTCTCCCCCTTCTTCCGGTAAATCCCATTCTACGGGCCAGTACTGAGTTACTCCATTGGTTTCTTCATCAATAATTGGGCGGTTAGAACGAATAGCCTGAATAGCATTTTGCCCCTTCAATACTTCGTATACTTTTAGGTTGTAGTTTACTCTGAACCCTTTGGGAGCTGGTGTAACCGGGGTCCAGTTGAAAGTGGGACGTTGATTACCCTGTAATTGCATCCCATCTACTGGCGAAATGGCTATAGGCGGCTGAAAAGAGGTTAAAAAGAAAGGAACACATTTATCACTAAACCCTTGAGATGGTTGCCCTGTGCTCGAGCGCAATCCAATGCATAACATATAACTTCCTGCCGGCAATTTCCCCGTACGAGCAATACGCTTGGTATTTACCCCTATTAATTCCACTGCCTCATATGGCACAACATCCTCCACCATAAAAGTATTCATGCCGCGCTCTATCGTTAGAATTGGAGTGGCACTATTGGTTTTTGCCTTTAACTCTCCATCCTTTTTTATTTCACCATAAAACCTGGCCTCAAATTCAGGACC includes these proteins:
- the katG gene encoding catalase/peroxidase HPI, translated to MENQSKSYTANSGGKCPFHHGTMEHTAGRGTQNQDWWPNQLNLDLLRQHSSKSNPLDPEFNYPKAFSKLDYEGLKADLRQLMTDSQDWWPADYGHYGPFFIRMAWHSAGTYRITDGRGGSGTGSQRFAPLNSWPDNANLDKARLLLWPIKQKYGQSISWADLMILAGNVALESMGFKTYGFAGGREDIWEPEKDVYWGSESEWLGDKRYTGDRELEQPLGAVQMGLIYVNPEGPNGNPDPVAAARDIRETFKRMAMDDEETVALIAGGHTFGKTHGAADPEKHVGREPAGASIEEQSLGWKNSYGTGKGKDTITSGLEGAWTDTPTQWSHKYFENLFNYDWELTKSPAGAHQWKPKNGAGEGTIPDAHDPSLKHAPFMLTTDLSLRFDPAYEKISKRFLEHPEEFEDAFARAWFKLTHRDMGPKQRYLGPEVPQEDLIWQDPIPNSKKVDLSEGDLQLLKSEILSSGLSLSTLVKTAWAAASTYRDSDKRGGVNGARIRLKPQAEWEVNNPIQLKKTLTELEKIQNKFNANERGKSISLADLIVLAGNTAIEQAAKGAGHEITIPYEAWRNDATEEHTDFESFEYMRPLADGFRNYKVEGIKVKSEDLLIDKAQLLTLTPKELTVLVGGMRALGANWDDSETGIFTDRKGQLTNDFFKNLLTPGYQWKAEGEDEEYFTALHPKTGSRCRASRVDLIFGSNSELRTIAEVYACDDAENKFVQDFCAAWNKVMNLDKF